One part of the Streptomyces lienomycini genome encodes these proteins:
- a CDS encoding NAD(P)/FAD-dependent oxidoreductase: MNTVTRPRILVVGAGFAGVECVRRLERRLSPSEAEITLVTPFSYQLYLPLLPQVASGVLTPQSIALSLRRSSKYRTRIIPGGAIGVDLKSKVCVVRTITDRIVDEPYDYIVLAPGSITRTFDIPGLTDNAFGMKTLAEAAYIRDHVISQLDLADASQDPAERASRLQFVVVGGGYAGTETAACLQRLTHAAVKRYNRLDPNLIKWHLIDIAPKLMPELGEKLGRDAQEVLTRRGIEISLGVSIEKAGPEEVTFTNGRVVPTRTLIWTAGVVASPLMATLGAETVKGRLAVTAEMCLPDHDGVFALGDSAAVPDLAKGQEGAVCPPTAQHAMRQGRHVAENLIATLRNQPMRPYVHKDLGLVVDLGGADAVSKPLGVELKGLPAQAVARGYHWSALRTGVAKARVAANWALNAVAGDDFVRTGFQARKPAKLKDFEYTDAYLTPEQVRERVRGADRAEL, encoded by the coding sequence ATGAACACCGTGACACGACCCAGGATCCTGGTGGTCGGCGCAGGTTTCGCCGGCGTGGAGTGCGTCCGCCGTCTGGAACGGAGGCTCTCCCCGAGCGAGGCCGAGATCACCCTGGTGACACCGTTCTCCTATCAGCTCTACCTGCCGCTGCTGCCCCAGGTCGCCTCCGGGGTGCTGACACCCCAGTCGATCGCGCTCTCCCTGCGCCGCAGCAGCAAGTACCGGACCCGGATCATCCCCGGGGGCGCCATCGGGGTGGACCTCAAGTCGAAGGTCTGCGTGGTGCGCACCATCACCGACCGGATCGTCGACGAGCCGTACGACTACATCGTGCTGGCGCCCGGCAGCATCACCCGCACCTTCGACATCCCGGGGCTCACCGACAACGCGTTCGGCATGAAGACGCTGGCGGAGGCCGCGTACATCCGCGACCACGTCATCTCGCAGCTGGACCTCGCCGACGCCAGCCAGGACCCCGCCGAGCGGGCCTCCCGGCTGCAGTTCGTGGTGGTCGGCGGCGGCTACGCGGGCACCGAGACCGCGGCCTGTCTGCAGCGGCTGACCCACGCGGCCGTCAAGCGGTACAACCGCCTCGACCCGAACCTGATCAAGTGGCACCTGATCGACATCGCGCCCAAGCTGATGCCCGAGCTGGGCGAGAAGCTGGGGCGCGACGCGCAGGAGGTCCTGACGCGGCGCGGCATCGAGATCTCCCTCGGGGTGTCCATCGAGAAGGCCGGGCCCGAGGAGGTCACCTTCACGAACGGCCGGGTGGTGCCCACCCGCACGCTGATCTGGACGGCGGGCGTGGTGGCGAGCCCGCTCATGGCGACGCTGGGCGCGGAGACGGTCAAGGGTCGCCTCGCGGTCACCGCCGAGATGTGCCTGCCCGACCACGACGGGGTGTTCGCGCTCGGCGACTCCGCGGCCGTCCCCGACCTCGCCAAGGGCCAGGAGGGCGCCGTGTGCCCGCCGACCGCCCAGCACGCGATGCGGCAGGGCCGGCATGTCGCCGAGAACCTCATCGCCACCCTGCGCAACCAGCCGATGCGGCCGTACGTCCACAAGGACCTCGGTCTCGTCGTCGACCTCGGCGGCGCCGACGCGGTGTCCAAGCCGCTCGGCGTGGAGCTGAAGGGGCTGCCCGCGCAGGCGGTGGCCCGCGGCTACCACTGGTCGGCGCTGCGCACGGGGGTCGCCAAGGCCCGGGTGGCGGCGAACTGGGCGCTCAACGCGGTCGCCGGCGACGATTTCGTCCGCACCGGTTTCCAGGCCCGCAAGCCGGCCAAGCTCAAGGACTTCGAGTACACCGACGCCTATCTGACTCCGGAACAGGTGCGGGAGCGGGTCAGGGGGGCGGACCGGGCGGAGCTGTGA
- a CDS encoding FUSC family protein, whose amino-acid sequence MKAAGRSARTRLRDRVAASDPGLLRLTAGLRTVGAIALTLAVLAVFGVDVKHLVAGAIAAMVATFAIREKEPGPQAVTLALGLPVALASMSLSTLLASRVVLGDAVFVVLIFSAVFVRRFGDRGTALGLIGFQVYFVSLFVGAKPSGLPSLWLAVAAAFASSAVMRFAVVPATPTRILRLLRQAFRARLAQLIATQAELLDAGPDDIDKTLERLRDGTARLHETALMIQSRLEEGTPDKSTARLVQRRIADAEIAAERLGLLLLTARSAERADTLTLHLPGAPAPSVGRSPAPGEATEILRRDLAALRTLVLRPPSEARGTALSHLRNRLLGYRDEENLPEATPAVQDVFRGIGESARAVMGLRMALDGPQDESDDSPATARSREELDAEDAAIDAGEEAAPEEEQTGLRRPTTRAAVQVAVGSSLAIVGGEFLSTQRWYWAVLTCWIVFINTASTGEILVKGYRRLLGTVLGVVAGIVLAGLVGNHTWTAFGLVLVLIFAMFYTAPLSYTLMSFFVTAMLGLLYTLLHTYSMSVLLLRVEETALGAACGIVAAALVLPIRTDRRTNELLGTVLERLTDVTEGAVDQLSGGQAADLLDTARELDQALGDLRAATQPLTHPITPLRARRDTAQYVVALLETCAYHARSLAATAELLPTHPSIAADPRLRGAVRRTVRNIEAIAARVADEDAGAEVETGPSIASLLEPDVAGVPRYGRITGRVLRHLERLDEAVVGLARPLGVSVRAPKR is encoded by the coding sequence GTGAAGGCAGCGGGGCGCTCGGCGCGGACACGACTGCGGGACCGCGTCGCCGCGTCCGACCCGGGGCTGTTGAGGCTGACGGCGGGCCTGCGGACGGTGGGCGCGATCGCGCTGACCCTCGCCGTGCTCGCCGTGTTCGGCGTGGACGTCAAACATCTGGTGGCGGGGGCCATCGCGGCGATGGTCGCCACCTTCGCCATCCGGGAGAAGGAGCCGGGTCCGCAGGCCGTCACGCTGGCGCTCGGCCTGCCCGTCGCCCTGGCCTCGATGTCGCTGAGTACGCTGCTCGCCTCGCGGGTGGTCCTCGGCGACGCCGTCTTCGTGGTCCTCATCTTCAGCGCCGTCTTCGTCCGCCGGTTCGGCGACCGCGGCACCGCGCTCGGGCTGATCGGCTTCCAGGTCTACTTCGTGTCCCTGTTCGTCGGCGCCAAGCCGTCGGGGCTGCCCTCCCTGTGGCTCGCCGTGGCCGCCGCGTTCGCGTCCAGCGCGGTGATGCGCTTCGCGGTGGTCCCGGCGACGCCCACGCGCATCCTGCGGCTGCTGCGGCAGGCCTTCCGGGCACGGCTGGCGCAGTTGATCGCGACGCAGGCCGAGTTGCTGGACGCGGGTCCGGACGACATCGACAAGACGCTGGAGCGCCTGCGCGACGGCACCGCGCGTCTGCACGAGACGGCGCTGATGATCCAGTCCCGGCTGGAGGAGGGCACGCCCGACAAGTCCACCGCGCGCCTGGTGCAGCGGCGCATCGCGGACGCCGAGATCGCCGCGGAGCGTCTGGGGCTGCTGCTGCTGACCGCGCGCAGTGCCGAGCGGGCGGACACCCTCACCCTGCACCTGCCGGGCGCGCCCGCCCCGTCGGTGGGCCGTTCACCGGCGCCCGGCGAGGCCACCGAGATACTGCGCCGCGATCTGGCGGCGCTGCGCACCCTGGTGCTGCGGCCGCCCTCGGAGGCGCGCGGCACCGCGCTGTCCCATCTGCGCAACCGGCTGCTCGGCTACCGCGACGAGGAGAACCTGCCCGAGGCGACACCGGCCGTCCAGGACGTCTTCCGCGGCATCGGTGAGAGCGCGCGGGCGGTCATGGGCCTCAGGATGGCGCTGGACGGTCCGCAGGACGAGTCGGACGACTCGCCGGCCACGGCCAGGTCCCGGGAGGAGCTGGACGCCGAGGACGCGGCCATCGACGCCGGTGAGGAGGCGGCGCCCGAGGAGGAGCAGACCGGGCTGCGGCGGCCCACCACGCGTGCCGCGGTGCAGGTGGCCGTGGGGTCCTCGCTGGCCATCGTCGGCGGGGAGTTCCTGTCCACGCAGCGCTGGTACTGGGCGGTGCTCACCTGCTGGATCGTCTTCATCAACACCGCGTCCACCGGGGAGATCCTGGTCAAGGGCTACCGCCGCCTGCTCGGCACCGTGCTGGGCGTGGTGGCGGGCATCGTGCTGGCCGGCCTGGTGGGAAACCACACCTGGACCGCGTTCGGGCTGGTGCTGGTGCTCATCTTCGCGATGTTCTACACGGCACCGCTGTCCTACACGCTGATGTCGTTCTTCGTCACCGCGATGCTCGGGCTGCTGTACACACTGCTGCACACCTACAGCATGTCGGTGCTGCTGCTGCGGGTCGAGGAGACGGCGCTCGGCGCGGCCTGCGGGATCGTGGCGGCGGCGCTGGTGCTGCCGATACGCACGGACCGGCGTACGAACGAACTGCTGGGCACGGTGCTGGAGCGGCTCACCGATGTCACGGAGGGCGCCGTCGACCAGCTCAGCGGCGGGCAGGCGGCCGACCTGCTGGACACCGCGCGGGAGCTGGACCAGGCGCTGGGGGATCTGCGGGCCGCCACGCAGCCGCTGACCCATCCGATCACACCGCTGCGGGCCCGGCGCGACACCGCCCAGTACGTGGTGGCGCTGCTGGAGACCTGTGCCTACCACGCGCGGTCGCTGGCCGCGACGGCCGAGCTGCTGCCCACCCACCCCTCGATCGCGGCCGACCCGCGGCTGCGCGGCGCGGTGCGGCGCACGGTGCGCAACATCGAGGCGATCGCCGCCCGTGTCGCCGACGAGGACGCCGGGGCCGAGGTGGAGACGGGGCCGAGCATCGCCTCGCTGCTGGAGCCGGACGTGGCCGGGGTGCCCCGGTACGGCCGCATCACCGGCCGGGTGCTGCGGCATCTGGAGCGGCTGGACGAGGCGGTGGTGGGCCTCGCCCGGCCGCTGGGCGTGTCCGTCAGGGCGCCGAAGCGGTGA
- a CDS encoding DUF1206 domain-containing protein — translation MNTRVLARTGRGRARRAANGSAAEGAARAGLTARGVIYLLVGILALQIAFGTGNRQADRGGALAELSDRPFGAVLLWALGAGLAGMALWRLSEALFGVTGKDGRTARKRLPAAARCVFYAFVAYSVLAFAAGAGGSGSSDRQSRDVTARVMGMPAGQWLVGVAGAAIVVAGVVICVQAVRRTYHKKMKLGGLGRRARRLVDVTGVGGGAARGIVFAVVGAFAVRAAVDYEPDRAKGLDDTLRSFAGTPLGPWLLALVAAGLVLFGVFSFALARWRRV, via the coding sequence ATGAACACACGTGTCCTGGCACGTACCGGCCGCGGACGCGCCCGGAGGGCCGCGAACGGATCGGCGGCCGAGGGGGCCGCCCGGGCGGGACTCACCGCCCGCGGCGTCATCTACCTGCTGGTCGGCATCCTGGCCCTGCAGATCGCCTTCGGCACCGGAAACCGGCAGGCCGACCGGGGCGGCGCCCTGGCCGAGCTGTCCGACAGGCCCTTCGGCGCGGTGCTGCTGTGGGCGCTGGGCGCCGGACTCGCCGGGATGGCCCTGTGGCGGCTGTCCGAGGCGCTCTTCGGCGTCACCGGCAAGGACGGCCGCACCGCGAGGAAGCGGCTGCCCGCCGCCGCCCGCTGCGTCTTCTACGCCTTCGTCGCCTACTCCGTACTGGCCTTCGCGGCCGGTGCCGGCGGCAGCGGCTCCAGCGACCGGCAGTCCAGGGACGTCACCGCCAGGGTGATGGGCATGCCCGCGGGGCAGTGGCTCGTGGGCGTCGCCGGCGCCGCGATCGTCGTCGCCGGAGTGGTCATCTGCGTCCAGGCCGTGCGCCGCACCTATCACAAGAAGATGAAGCTCGGCGGGCTCGGCCGGCGGGCCCGCCGGCTGGTCGACGTCACCGGGGTCGGCGGCGGAGCGGCCCGCGGCATCGTGTTCGCGGTGGTGGGCGCCTTCGCCGTACGGGCCGCCGTCGACTACGAACCCGACCGGGCGAAGGGACTGGACGACACCCTCCGCTCCTTCGCCGGCACCCCGCTCGGCCCGTGGCTCCTGGCGCTGGTCGCCGCCGGTCTGGTGCTCTTCGGCGTCTTCTCCTTCGCCCTCGCCCGCTGGCGGAGGGTCTGA
- a CDS encoding DUF5133 domain-containing protein produces the protein MLMPHPAVLRGLLEEYEAAAVNEPADAAGEPGPRTRDLAYTLCVSTGTRDVRRALESARRHLADAPVPEPVPGGAHAGVAD, from the coding sequence ATGCTGATGCCACACCCCGCGGTGCTGCGCGGACTCCTGGAGGAGTACGAGGCCGCCGCGGTGAACGAGCCCGCCGACGCGGCGGGCGAACCGGGCCCGCGGACCCGGGACCTCGCGTACACGCTGTGCGTGTCGACCGGCACGCGCGACGTGCGCCGGGCCCTGGAGAGTGCCCGGCGCCACCTCGCGGACGCGCCCGTCCCGGAGCCCGTGCCCGGTGGAGCGCACGCGGGCGTGGCGGACTGA